The Muricauda sp. SCSIO 65647 genome includes a region encoding these proteins:
- a CDS encoding dihydrolipoamide acetyltransferase family protein: MSKFELKLPQMGESVAEATLTAWLKEVGDTIEMDEPIFEIATDKVDSEVPSEVEGKLLEKRFEVDDVIKVGEVVAVIETEGEVSQEVTIEDEPAEETGATEAPEPVVELEQQMQTVQESVAPAAADLSGSGRFYSPLVKNIAKEEGISFQELETIPGTGKEGRVTKNDILAFIENRGANGGSKAIEVQPKAEPTPHPIQETAKEPSRPSTVAVKDGDETIPLTRMGKLIAHHMTESVATSAHVQSFVEVDVTNVVNWRNKTKKSFEEREGEKLTFTPIFMEAVAVAIKKYPLINISLDGDNVIKKKNINIGMAAALPDGNLIVPVIKNADQLNLVGMAKTVNDLANRARNNELKPDEIQDGTYTVTNVGSFGSVFGTPIINQPQVGILALGAIRKVPAVIETEEGDFIGIRSKMFLSHSYDHRVVNGALGGMFVKAVADYLEAWDVNREI; this comes from the coding sequence ATGTCAAAATTCGAATTGAAATTGCCACAAATGGGCGAGAGTGTCGCCGAGGCAACATTGACCGCTTGGCTGAAAGAAGTGGGTGATACCATTGAAATGGACGAACCTATCTTCGAAATTGCCACCGACAAGGTTGATTCTGAAGTGCCGAGCGAAGTCGAAGGCAAGTTGTTGGAAAAAAGGTTCGAGGTCGATGACGTGATCAAGGTCGGTGAAGTGGTCGCCGTGATTGAAACTGAAGGTGAGGTTTCCCAAGAAGTGACCATAGAAGATGAGCCTGCCGAAGAAACAGGGGCCACTGAAGCACCCGAACCAGTGGTCGAGTTAGAGCAACAAATGCAGACGGTACAAGAATCGGTAGCTCCGGCAGCAGCAGACCTTTCAGGTTCTGGGCGTTTTTATTCCCCTTTGGTCAAGAATATCGCCAAAGAAGAAGGCATTTCATTTCAAGAGTTGGAGACAATCCCCGGTACGGGCAAAGAAGGCCGGGTGACCAAGAACGATATTTTGGCCTTTATCGAAAATCGAGGGGCAAATGGCGGCTCAAAAGCCATTGAGGTGCAACCAAAAGCTGAACCGACACCACATCCTATTCAAGAAACCGCTAAAGAACCTTCAAGGCCCAGCACTGTGGCGGTGAAAGATGGTGATGAAACAATACCGCTTACCAGAATGGGCAAGCTTATTGCCCATCATATGACAGAAAGTGTGGCCACTTCGGCACATGTACAGAGTTTTGTCGAGGTCGATGTGACCAATGTGGTCAATTGGCGCAACAAGACCAAAAAGAGCTTTGAAGAACGAGAAGGTGAGAAACTCACATTTACACCGATTTTTATGGAAGCCGTGGCCGTTGCCATAAAAAAATATCCGCTGATAAACATCTCTCTCGATGGTGACAACGTCATCAAAAAGAAGAATATCAATATAGGCATGGCGGCGGCACTGCCCGACGGTAACCTTATTGTGCCCGTCATCAAAAATGCCGATCAACTGAACTTGGTGGGCATGGCCAAGACGGTGAATGATTTGGCCAATCGGGCCCGCAACAATGAATTGAAGCCAGACGAAATTCAAGATGGCACTTACACGGTCACCAATGTAGGCTCTTTTGGGAGCGTGTTCGGCACACCTATTATCAACCAACCACAAGTGGGGATCTTGGCCCTTGGGGCAATCCGTAAAGTGCCTGCCGTCATTGAAACGGAAGAGGGCGATTTTATTGGAATACGCAGCAAAATGTTTCTCTCACACAGCTATGACCACCGAGTGGTCAATGGCGCGTTGGGCGGCATGTTCGTAAAAGCAGTTGCTGATTATCTTGAGGCCTGGGATGTAAACCGTGAAATTTAG
- the recR gene encoding recombination mediator RecR, with the protein MEFSSKLLENAVYEMSQLPGIGKRTALRLVLYLLKQPEAQTENLSSALSKLRNEVNFCKNCHNISDTELCEICANPKRDASLICVVEDIRDVMAIENTSQYRGLYHVLGGKISPMEGVGPQDLNIVSLVEKVKEGEIKELIFALSSTMEGDTTNFYIYKQLEGVDVKTSTIARGISVGDELEYADEVTLGRSILNRVPFESSIKAN; encoded by the coding sequence ATGGAGTTTTCATCGAAACTATTGGAAAATGCGGTGTACGAGATGTCACAATTGCCCGGTATAGGCAAACGCACGGCCTTGCGCCTGGTACTGTACCTGTTGAAACAGCCCGAAGCACAGACCGAGAACCTGTCAAGCGCATTGTCAAAGCTTCGCAATGAGGTGAATTTCTGCAAAAACTGCCACAATATTTCCGATACCGAACTGTGCGAGATCTGTGCTAACCCTAAGCGTGATGCTTCCCTGATCTGTGTGGTTGAGGATATCAGGGATGTCATGGCCATTGAGAACACCTCACAATATCGTGGTCTCTACCATGTTCTGGGCGGAAAGATTTCACCGATGGAAGGGGTGGGTCCACAAGACTTGAACATTGTTTCCCTAGTGGAAAAAGTAAAGGAAGGGGAAATCAAAGAACTGATCTTTGCCCTTAGCTCGACCATGGAAGGCGATACGACCAATTTTTACATTTATAAGCAGTTAGAAGGTGTTGATGTGAAGACTTCGACCATTGCACGCGGCATTTCAGTGGGTGATGAGCTCGAATATGCCGATGAGGTGACCTTGGGGCGCAGTATTTTAAACCGAGTGCCATTTGAGAGTTCCATCAAGGCAAATTAA